The sequence ACCGGACTGCTGCGCCTGACTCTGAGTCTGCCCGACGAAGCCTCGCTGGGGGTGCTCGATCAGGTCGTGAGCCGCTTCCCCGACCGGGCAGCAGAGGCGTTGCTAGAAAAGGCCAAAATTCTCGATAAGTTGAACAGTGCGGCCTCGGCCCAGGGCAACCGCGAACTGATTCTGCGGGAATACGGTGACTCTGATGCCGCTGCCGATATTCGCCTGACGGCGGCGCTCGCGGCGGCTGCGCAGGGGGATTTGGCGACGGCCCTGCGCTGGGGTGGCGACGTGCTTAAGTACAGCCCCGATAGTGATCTGGCTGCCGATGCGGGCTATTGGGTCGGCAAGTGGGGGCGTCAGATGGGGCAAGATAATGTGGCTCAGAAAGCCCTTGAAAGTGTGATTGCTCACCATCCCGAGTCGTACTATGCCTGGCGCTCAGCCGTGGCGCTGGGGTGGAATGTCGGAGACTTTAAGACGGTGCGATCGCTCACCCCAGCGGTGACCCCTCCAGCTCAGCGCACCCCGCTGCCTACGGGGTCTGACACCCTGCAAGAGCTGTACCTACTGGGTCAAAATCAGCGGGCCTGGGAGCGGTGGCAGCTAGAGTATGCGAATTACCAGGACCCTACCCCCGAGGAGCAGTTTACCGACGGGCTGATGCGCCTGGGCACCTACGACAACATCAACGGCATTTATCAGGTGTCGAGCCTGAGCCTAACCGATGACCCGGCGGATCTAGAAACGGTTCAAGCACTCAAGCAGCGCCCCGACTTTTGGCATGGGGTGTATCCGATGCCCTACCGCGATTTGATCACCACCTGGTCGGCGGAGCGTCAGCTCAATCCACTGCTGGTGGCGGCGTTGATTCGTCAAGAGTCGCGCTTTGAGCACAAAATTCGTTCTGGCGTAGGAGCCGCTGGCCTGATGCAGGTGATGCCCGCTACCGCCGAATGGATCAAGGGCCGCGCCGGGCTCGATACCTACGACCTCAATGACCCCACCGACAACATTAAGCTCGGTACCTGGTACCTCGACTACACCCATGCCGAGTACGACAACCATTCGCTGTTTGCGGTGGCCAGCTATAACGCTGGGCCGGGCGCTGTAGCGAACTGGATTAACCGAGGTGGCTTTGTCGATGCCGACGACTTTGCCGAGAAAATTCCTTACCCAGAAACCAAGGGCTATGTGCGAGCGGTGTTTGGCGGCTACTGGAACTATCTGCGGCTGTACGATCCGGCGATCGCGGAGCAGGTGGAGACGCTAAAGAAGCGCCATCGTGGTTTTAGCGGTTAGGCGGCAGCAAACCCTATGGCAAACCTTCGAGGGCTAAGGGCGGTTGGTGTGGCAGCGGCTACGGGCAGCTTAGCGTTTCTAGTCGCGATCGCTGATGCCAAGGCCTCACTGTGCCCAGCCCAGCTAGCGACCCAGCTAGATGCTGCCCTTGACCAAGCCCCGCTGGCTACGGCCTATGTAGGCCTGGTGCTGCAAACCCAAGGGGCAACGCCGCGCACCCTGTACAACCGCAACGGCGATCGCCTGTTGACGCCAGCCTCTAACATCAAGCTGCTGACCACGGCTGCCGCTGCCCACTCCCTCGGGGCCGACTACCGCCTGCGCACCTCTGTCTATGGCATGCCCGGCCCTGGAGGCAGCACGATGCTGCGGGTGGTAGGCCGGGGCGACCCGAGTTTTACGATCGCTCAGATTGACGATCTCGTGCAGCAGTTGACCCAGGCTGGGGTGAGACAGGTGAGCCGCCTGATCATTGACGACTCTTACTTTCCGGGGTTTGCCACCAACCCTACCTGGGAGTGGGAAGATGCCCAGTTTGCCTATGCTGCCCCGGTCAACAGCCTGATCTTAGACCGCAATGCAGTGGCGGTGCAGGTGGCCCCAACCCAGGTGGGCAGGCCGTTAAGTCTAGCGTGGTTGAGGGGGCTGCCTGCTGGCCCCCTGCCGGTGGTCAATGAGACGACGACCGTAGCTGCCGGGGCGGTAGCGGTTCCGCTCTCGCTCTGGCGCACGGGAGATTCGCCCACCCTACGGGTGACAGGGCAAATGACCACCGGCAGCAATCCTCGCACCTTAAATTTGGCGGTGCTAAACCCAGCTCAGCAGTTTGCCTCGGCTATGGAGCAGGCGCTGCGGCAGCGATCGCTGCCGGTGGGGCAAACGGTGATTACGCAAACCTCGACTCCCATTTCAGCGCCCGAGCTGGCGGCGGTGGAATCACCCTCGGTGGGCGAACTGATGCGGTGGGCCAATCGCGACAGCGACAATCTCTATGCCGAGGCGCTGTTTAAAACCCTGGGGGTGACGGCCACGGCAGCGCCTACCGAGGCCAGCCAGGCAGGGGGCGAAGCGGTCAAAACGGTGCTGACAGACATGGGGGTAGCGGCAACGGCCCTGCGGCTGGCCGACGGCTCTGGGCTGTCGCGCCACAATTTAGTCTCGCCTCTGGTGCTGGTGGAGACGCTCCAGGTGATGACCAGGCACCCCCAGGGAGGCGCATTTAGGCAGTCTCTGGCGATCGCGGGCCAGAGCGGCACCCTGAGCAATCGGCTGCGGGGCACAGCGCTAGAGGGCCGGTTGCAGGGTAAATCGGGGGCGCTGACGGGAAATGTGTCGCTGTCGGGCTACGTGCAGCCCCCCAATTATCAGCCTCTGGTGTTTAGTATTGTGATCAACCATTCTAACCAGCCTGCTAGCCGCCTGCGGGAGCAGATCGATCAGCTCTTGCTGCTGGTGGCACAGCTGCAAGAGGGGTGTTAGCGATGTTGGGCCTATGCCCCCGTGGGGATAGCAATCTAGAATTTCAGTGGGAAAATATTATTCTTGGAATAGAGATCGCCTTTGCTCCGTGCCGATGGCAGGCTAGTAAGAGCTTTCGTCTATACTCGGTTCATTCCAGCAGCGATCGCGGGAGGTAGGCAGTATGGTGACGGCGAAAGAGGCGGCTACGGTTACAGAACCTGCAGAACTGCCGACTGAAGATGCTGCGCAATTTCAGCGGTTGCAAGCATCCCTGCGCGATCGCTGGGTGTCCACCGACGAATTTGACACCGAAGAACGGCACATTGTGGTGGTGCCTTCCCTCAGCCTTGACCAAGAAGAGCTGCAAAAAATTGAAGGCGTTAACCACTACGAAGAGCGTCTGCTGTTTTCGCTGATTCGGCTGCGCAACCCCAACACGCACCTGGTCTATGTCACCTCAATGCCGCTGCACCCCAGCATCATTGACTATTATCTAGAGCTGCTGCCCGGCATTCCGAGCTCCCATGCCCGCGATCGCCTCACCCTGTTTGCCGCCTACGACAGCTCGCGCAAGCCCCTCAGTCAAAAGCTGCTAGAACGGCCTCGCCTGCTCGATCGCCTGCGCAAGGCCGTAAACCCTCAGCGGGCCTATATGACCTGCTACAACTCCACTCCCTGGGAGCGGGATCTGTCCCTGGCCCTAGGGGTGCCGCTGCTGGCCCTCGACCCCGACCTGCTGTACTGGGGCACCAAGAGCGGCAGTCGAGAAATCTTTAGACGCTGTGGCATTCCCCACCCGATCGGCAGCGAACTGGTGTTTAATCAGCAAGATCTAGCCACGGTCACCGCTGAGGTGTGGGAGCAAGACCCCAGCCTCAAGCGCATGGTCATTAAGCTCAACGAAGGGTTTTCGGGCGAAGGCAACGCCATTCTCGACTTGAGAACCTTGCAGCCGGTGGCACCGGGAAATGCAGGCCATCGCGATCGCGTCCAGGCCATTGCCGCCGCGTTTACCGATCTCAGTTTTCAGTGCGACACCGAAACGTGGGACCACTTTGCCGCCAAAATACCGGTGCTGGGGGCGATCGCCGAAGCCTTTATCGAAGGCGACCACAAAGAATCTCCCAGTGTCCAGGGCCGCATTACCCCCCTGGGTGAGGTCGAAATTCTCTCCACCCACGACCAGGAGTTGGGCGGCCCCGATGGTCAAATTTTCCTCGGCTGCTCTTTTCCGTCTCGGCCCGACTACCGGTTAGAAATTCAGGAAATGGGGCAGCGCATCGGCGAAGAACTGGCCCGCCAGGGTGCACTGGAGCGCTACGGTGTTGACTTCATCGCCGTGGCCAAAGGTGACCCCAACGCCCCCGAATGGGATCTTCAGGCGATCGAAATTAACCTGCGCAAAGGAGGCACCACCCACCCCCTGATGGCGATGAAAATGCTCACTGAAGGGCACTTTCACCAGGCCGACGGGCTGTTTTACACCAAGCAAGAGCAGGTGCGCTACTACCACGCCTCCGACAATCTGCAAAAACCCCACTACCGGGGGCTGCTGCCCAGCGACCTGATGGATATCATCGTGGCTAAACAGCTGCACTTTAACTCCATTAGCGGCGTGGGAGCTGCCTTTCACCTGATGGGCTGTCTGTCGGAGTATGGCAAAGTCGGCCTCACCTGCATTGGCACTAGCCCTGACCACGCCCGCGAAATTTACGACCAGGTGGTTGCCGCCCTCGACGAGTCCACCGAGGGCTAGAGAAACTCCCGTTGACTCCCTTGCGGTTACCCTTCGCCGACGATCGCCCGCATGCCTTCCAGGGTCGCCGGAATGCTCTTGGGATCCATAAACATCACTTTGCTGCTGTCGCTGCTGCCGATCTTCAGCCCCATTTCCAGGTAGTGCTGGGCCAGAATGAATTGCAGCGCCTCTCGCATGCCCGGATCGGTCGCCAGAGAGTTGGCAATCACCTGCATAGCTTCGGCGGTACCCTGAGCCTGTAAAATTTGCTCCTGCCGCAGGGCTTGAGCCCGTAGCACAATCGTCTTTTGCTGAGCTTCGGCATCTAAAATCGCTGCCTTTTGGCGGGCCTCAGCATCGAGCACCGCCGATTCGGCCCGGCCCTTGGCCGAGTTCACCGCCGACTCGCGTTCCCCTTCAGAGGTCAACACAGCGGCCCGCTTTTTACGCTCTGCCGCCATTTGCAGTTCCATCGAGTCTTGTACGGCCTTAGAGGGCACGATGTCGCGCAGCTCAACCCGCGTCACCTTTACGCCCCAGGGGTCGGTAGAAATATCGAGTTCGCGCAGCAGCAGTTCATTGATTTCAGAGCGAGCGGTAAAGGTTTGGTCGAGTTCTAGCTGACCCATTTCCGAGCGAATCTGGGTGAGCACCAGGTTAACCATGGCCGATTGCAGGTTTTCTACCTTGTAGTAGGCCTTTTCCATGTCTACGATCCGCCAGTACACCACCGCATCCACCGTGATCGACACGTTGTCGCGGGTAATGCACTGCTGGGGCGGAATATCGAGCACCCGCTCTCGAATCGTTTGCTTGAACACCACCTTGTCGAGAAAAGGCACTAAAAAGTTAAGGCCGGGGGTGAGTTTTTTGCCATTGTATTTGCCCAGGGTTTCGACTAAGGCCTCATCGCTCTGATTAATAATCTTGACTGAGCTGGCGGCAATAGAGCCCCCAAAAATCAGCACAACTAAAAAGCTAAAAAAGCCGCCCATACATCTAAATCCTCAATCGGGTTTGTGAAAGTGGTTTGAACTGATACAGCGCAAAATTCCCCTGCTACGCTCTCAGGGCACTCTCGGGCATCACGTAGAGAGTATTGCCCTTACGGCGGATCACCACCACAGGCTGATTGGCCCCAATGGTGATGGTTTCATCGTCGCAGCGAGCCTGCCAGGAGTTGCCTTCATAGATCACCCGTCCGGTCTGCCCAGGGTCAATGGCGGTAATGGTGCGGGCTTCGGTTGATTCTTGCAGACTGTAGGGGGTGCGCTTGGGCACAAACCGCCGCAGCAAGAAAATAAACACTAGCGAGAGGGCTACCCACACCACCATCTGAAGGTTAAAGGAGGGCACCACTAGGGCCAAAACGGCCACAATAAAGGCGCTGATGCCTAGGGTAGACTCTACAAAACCGGTGGGCAAAAATAGCTCCATGAGGCAGAAAATGGCCCCAAGAATGGCCCAAAACAGAGGGTAGTTCATAGTAGCCCAGTAAAAAATAGCCCAATCAAAACGTTAGTCCCTAAAGTGAGGGAGCATCTGATCCAAATGCCGATCCATGAAACCCAACCCAGGTTACCCTTCTGAAAGTCTCCCTATCCTCTAGGATTAATCTATCTTTAGGGTCTAGCCTTTGTGGGGGCTGATTACGTTGTCTTAAGAGTTTTGAGCGATTCCTGGCGTTGAAGTGTGCCGATAACCCCTATGAACCGTGTTGAACGCCGTCCATCTCGCTATAAGCCCTACCTGTGGGCCGTCGGGACTGATCTAGAAACCCTGCCGGTGGACGAGCTGGTGGGACAGCGTTACCGCGTGGTGGCTCCCTATATTTGGTTAGATACTCAGCCTGACCAGCGCCCGAGCGCCCCAGATACGTTTCCCCCCGAGGCGATGCCTTATCTGAAGGCTCACCCCCTGCGGCTGCATGTGCCGGGCCTGTACAGTGTGCTAGAACGCACCGGAGCACCGCCGATTCTGCTGTTGGACAATGCTCCTATTCACCCCCAATCGGGCGATCTGCTGCCGGAGCTAGCGGCTGGGTTGGCTAGTGCGTTGCCCCTGCGCCAGGCCAACTGGCTGTGGCAACTGTGGGAGCTGTGGAAAAATTTGGGTGAGCTGGGGCTGGCGGGCAGTGTGTTGATGCCGGGCAATCTGCGGGTAGATGGCTGGCGGCTGCGGCTGCGGGAGCTAGCGCCTGAGGTGGAGCCGCCTACCCTAGCTGACTTGACGGAACTGTGGCGATCGCTGTTGTCGCCCCTGCATCTGTCGGTATCAGAGCCGCTGCGCCGTTTAGTCAATGGCTTAGATGCCGGTACCCTAGATGCCGATACCCTCAGCCTAGAACTGAACCAGATATTGCTGAGTCAGGCAGCCACCGCTACCACTCGCATTGCCCTATCGGGGGCTACGGCCCAGGGGCCGACCCAGCCCCGCAATGAAGACGCCTGCTGGCCCCAGGGTACCCAAGCGGATGGGGCGCAGGGCTTGCAGGTGGCCATGGTGTGTGACGGAGTAGGCGGTCACGATGGCGGAGAAGTGGCCAGCCAGCTAACGGTGCAGTCCCTGCAAATTCAGCTTCAGGCGCTGCTGGCTGAGACTCAAAACGAGCTGCGAGCGCTGCCGCCTGAGGTGATCATTCAGCAGTTGGAAGCGGTCATTCGCATCGTCAATGAGCTGATCAACTTTCAAAACGATAACCAGGGTCGGGTGGGTCGCCATCGTATGGGTACCACCCTCGCGATGGCGGTAGTGATTCCCCAGCGGGTGCAGACCGGCGAAGGCTGGGAGCGAGTCAATGAGGTGTATCTGGCCCACGTGGGCGACAGCCGCGCCTACTGGATTACGCCCGATTATTGTCATCTGCTCACCGTAGACGACGACATTGCCGGGCGGGAGGTGATCGCCGGTCGCCAAACCTGGCCGGTGGCCCTAGAGCGCAGCGATGCCGATGCGCTGACCCAGGCCTTGGGCACCCGCAGCGGCGATCACCTGCGGCCCCATATTCAGCGGTTTGTGTTTGATGAAACGGGTATCTTGCTCCTGTGTACCGATGGCCTCAGCGATAACTACCGGATCGAAGATGCCTGGGCTAACTACATTGGCCTAATTGTGAAGGACATTGTCACCCTTGACTCGGCGGTGGCGTCGTGGATTGAGCTGGCCAACCAAAAAAACGGTCACGACAACACCGCTGTGGTGCTGATGCAGCATAAGGTCTTGGTTCAGCCTGGGGCACAAACTGGGTCGGAAGCCGCCCGCACGGGCGCTCAGCAGTCGGCGTCCCCGGTGGGAGCTAAGCTCTACGGCGAAAGCTCGCCCCAGGAAGAATTCGTTTCTGCCGCCGAGTCTAAACCGCCGGCGGGCATTCCCCGTTGGCTGCTGGCGATATCGGGATCGGTGCTGCTGGTGGGCTTGCTAGGCTGGTGGTGGCTGGCAAGCCGAGCGCCGGAGCTGCCCGAGACGCCTGAAACGCCGCCTGCGGCCCCGGCTCCCTAGGCGGCTGGCGAGGGTTTAGCTGGCGCTCACCGCAGGCAAAACGATGGGGATATGGACGGATACGGTGATAAATTCTTGGGCTGACGGGATGCAGTCGGTGCTATTGGGGCCGGTGCAAAACTGGCTGGCGGCGCATCCGCTGCTGAGCTGGCTGGTGGGGCACCCGTTAGTGGCGGGGGCCGTGGCGGGGGTGGCGCTGCTGTTGTTTGCAGGGCTGTGGAGTGCGATCGCCCGTCTGACCGAGGGCTTTTGGCTCTCCCTCGTTAAGTTACCCTTTCAGCTCAGTGGCTGGATCTTTGGGGCCTTGTCGGGGCTGCTAGTGCGGCGCTGGGTGAAGCCCTCAGCGACGGCGGAGAGTCGCGATCGCCTCAGCGAAATTGTCGCCCGTCTAGAGATGCTGCAAACCGAGCAAGAAACCCTGATGGCAGAACTGCGTACCCTGCTCAAACAAGACGCCAGATTGGGGGACTAGACCCGCGATGTTTTTGTTTCTCTCTAAACTGCTGCCGCTGCTGATCTACCCGCTGGGGTTGGCCTGTGGGTTGCTAGTCGTGGCGCTGGTGTGCGTTAAGCGGCGACCACAGTGGGCGACAGCGGCGATCGCCCTCGCTCTAGCCCTGTTGTTGGTGAGCAGCAATCGCTGGGTGGCCACGGGCATGATGCGATCGCTGGAGTGGCGCTATCCCGATACGGTCGATTTGCCGACGGCAGAGGCGATCGTGGTATTGGGGGGTGCAATCCACCCTCAACTGTCGCCGCGTCCGTGGATAGAGGTGGCTGAAGAAGGCGATCGCGTCTTGCACGGGGCACGGCTATATTTGGCCGGGCGGGCACCCCTGCTAGTCTTCAGCGGCGGGCGCATTACCTGGGGGCAACACCAGCGCCGCTCTGAGGCGGCCGATATGGCTGAGCTGGCCGAGGCTCTAGGAGTGCCCGCCAGCGCTATTTTGATTGAACCAGATTCGTTAAATACCTTTGAAAATGCCTTAAATACCAAAGCGCTGTTGGCCAACTTGGGGATTGAGCGCATTTTGTTGGTCACCTCTGCCATGCACATGCCCCGGTCGCTGGCGATTTTCAAAAAGCAGGGCTTTGACGTCACCCCCGCCCCTGCCGATTTTCATGTCGTGCAAGACCCTCTTGATGTTGAAATGCGCACCTGGCAGGGCCGCACCCTCAGCCTCGTGCCCCAAACCGAAAATCTGCACTATCTCACCCGCGCCCTAAAAGAATACCTAGGCATCGGCATCTATTGGCTAAAGGGCTGGCTGTAGACAGCAATTTCAGTCGGGGGGTAGGTGTCATTTAAGGTGCTCTCTAGTAAGGTTGGGCTGTTTGTCCAGTCGGTAATTTTGGCCCATCTATGTCTTCTTTAGCGTCTCCTTCGCTGCATCAGCAGGTGTATTCCCTCGATCATGCTGCCTGGGTTGATCAGCTAGCTGGCACCGAAAATCTGCTAATTATTCAAGATCTCGATGGGGTTTGTATGGGGCTGGTCAACGATCCCCTCGACCGGGTGATGGCCCTCGACTACCTAGAGGCCACCCAGCGCTTTGATGGCCACTTCTACGTGCTGACCAATGGAGAGCACACCGGCAAGCGGGGCGTGAACGGCATTGTTGAACGGGCCTTAGGGGGCAAAGCCCAGGCCCAGGCAGGGAGCTATTATTTACCGGGATTGGCAGCCGGAGGGGTGCAGTGGCAAACCCGCGAGGGTCAGATTTCTCACCCAGGGGTGAGCGAGGCCGAGCTGGCCTTTTTGGCGGCGGTGCCCCAGAAGATGGCCGATCAGCTGCGGCAATTTTGGCAGCGGCGACCCAGGGATGGCGATAGCTTAAATCTGGAGACAGATCTGGAAACGGTGATTCAGTCGACGGTCTTAGACAACCTTGCCTCTCCGACCGCTAACCTAAATACGCTGCATAACCGACTTCAGCCAGCGGTGTATGCCGATCTCCAATACGCCATGCAGACGCTGATGGAAGATTTGCTGCGCGATGCGGCCCGCCAAGGACTAGGGGATTCGTTCTTTGTGCACTATGCCCCCAACCATGGGCGCGGCCCTGACGGTAAAGAGATTCTTTGGTTTGGTCAAGGCGGTGAGTCGGGTACCACCGACTTTCAGTTTATGCTGCGGGGGGCGATCAAAGAGGCCGGGGTGCTGGCGCTGCTAAACCGCTACTATGCCGCCAGAACGGGAGCCTTTCCCCTGGGCGAAGACTTTAGCGTGCGCCAGGCCCCCCACAGCCACACCGAGCTGCTGGATCTGGTTAAGCAAACCTTTGATCCGGCGCTTATGCCTACCCTGGTCGGGGTCGGCGATACGGTGACCAGTGTGGTGGTAACAGAAGCTGGGCAACCGGTGGCCAAGCGGGGAGGGAGCGATCGCAACTTTTTGCACCTGATTCAAGCGATCGGTCAGCACTTTGATACGGGCAATATCGTTACCTACGTGGATAGCAGCGGCGGTGAACTCAAGAACCGCAAAGCCCTCAAGCTAGAAGATCGTCGCGGCACCAGCGTGGTGATCGAAGGCCCCGGCGATCCCCGCGATGGCGACGATCCGCTGGTGCTCAACGTCGTGTTTCCCGGCGGCTACCGGCAATACTGTGAGGCGTTTCAAGCCGCCGCCGCCCGCCGCTAACAACGCCCAAACAATCTGCGACAATGGCCCTGGCGGGTTATTCAAGGGCTAAAGAACAGCGATGGCAACAGTAGCGCAGCAGGTGATTGGCGTAGATTTGGGCGGCACGGCGATTAAGCTGGGGCGCTTTGCCCAGGCTGGGCAGTGCCTAACCAGTGTGACGGTGCCCACGCCTCAGCCCTCGACGCCAGCGGCAGTGATAGAGGCGATCGCAGCGGCGATCGACGCCATCGACCCCAACCGTGAAGCCGCCGCCATTGGCGTGGGTACCCCTGGCCCCGCCGATGTCACGGGCCGGATTGCCCGCGTGGCTATCAATATGGCCGGGTGGCACGATGTGCCGATCGCCGACCTGCTCGAAGCCAAAACCGATCGCCCCGTCACCGTGGCCAACGACGCCGACTGTGCCGGTTTGGGCGAAGCCTGGCTCGGAGCTGGGCGCAATTTTAGCGACATGCTGATGCTGACGCTGGGCACTGGGGTGGGCGGCGCGATTATTCTCGACGGCAAGCTGTTTGTGGGCCGCACCGGCACCGCCGGAGAACTGGGCCTGATGACCCTCAACCCCGATGGCCCCCCCTGCAACAGCGGCAATCGGGGTTCTCTAGAGCAATACTGTTCAGTGCAGGCCATCGAGCGAGAGACGGGGCTAGCCCCAGCGGCACTGTTTGACCAGGCTAAGGCGGGAGATGAACATGCGATCGCCTTCTGGCAGACCTACGGGCGCTGGCTGGGTGCGGGCATTGCCAGCCTGGCCTACGTGTTCACTCCCGAGGCGGTGATCCTTGGCGGCGGCATTAGTGCGGCGGCAGACTTGTTTTTGCCGACTACCCTGGCGGAGCTAGAGATTCGTGTGCTGCCCACGTCTCGCGACGGCATGCAGGTCTTAGTGGCCGAGTTGGGCAACCAGGCCGGCATGGTCGGAGCCGCTCGTTTGGCGCTGCAACGGCATGGCTAGGGTGCCAATTTTTTCCTTGCTACCCATAGGGCTGATGTCTACCTCAAGAGTGACTTTGGTTTATGGCTAATGAGCGAGGTGGATCAGCCTCTTATTTGTGAGGCTATCGATAGGTGAGCGATGGTGTTTGCCATTGACCTCGCCTGTTGCAATCCTCACTGGAGGAAAATTTTATGAGAACGACTGACAATCGATCTAATCAATCTCGTCGTGCGGTTGGGCTGTTTGCGAGTCGGCCAGAGGCCGAGCAGGCCATGTACCGTCTACGCGACTCAGGCTTTAATATGGATCGCATTTCTGTGATCGCCAAGTCAGGGAAGGGGTTAAGAGATCTCACCACTGACCAAAAGTATGACCCCAGCAAGTCTAAGGAAGAGCAAGCCCAGGGGGGTGCCGGTGCTGGTGCTACCGCTGGTGCTGTCACAGGTGGTGCCATGGGTTTAATTGGCAGTCTGGGCGTTCTGGCGATTCCAGGCGTTGGCCCAGTTGCTGAAGTTGGCATTTTGCTGGCTAACACGCTGCTCGGTAGTGGTATTGGTGCCGCTGGTGGTGGTTTGTTGGGCGCATTGATCGGTCTTGGCGTACCCGAAGACCGGGCCAACTACTACAACGATCGCGTTAATAACAGCAATGAGTATCTGGTGCTGGTAGATGGTACCGAGCAAGATATTCGGGCTGCTGAATTGGTGCTGCGCGAAAACGGCATCCGTGACTGGGATATCTTTACCTCAAGTCAGAGTGTGAACCCGAGCTATGCGAGTAGCCGATAAAACCTAGTCGTTAAGCCAAAGCTTAACTTTGAGGGTGCAGCTTAGCTGTGCCCTCTTTTTGTGGATTTTTACAGGGTGGTTAGGAGATTTCTAGAAGAGAAGATACCCACTTCAACCCAGAGACTGTAACTACTGTAGGATGGGCACTGCCCACCATTTGGAAGACTGTCAAGGGCTTTTCTCAAGTTGTCGAAAGGAAAATCTTATTTCAATTTCCCTTCAAAACTGTTTGAGAGCAAAATATGGCCTAGTGGTCTGTCAACCCTAGACTGGCTAGCCGTTGGAGGCTTGGGGCACTAGCTGAAAGAGTTCGGAAGCCAGAGGTTGCTGTCCGTCCGATGCGCGTAAGGATTAACTGGCGATCGCTGAAGCAAGTGAGGTAGGTGGTTAAGGAGTTGTTGGGTTTCCTTCATCAACCCAAACTACGGGCGGGCGATCGCACTAGCTTTTCTAGTGTGTCACCAATCAGCCCACCGGAGATAATAGATAAAATACGGATCTGGAACGTTAAGAAACTCTTTTTCATCGTCCCATTCTAAAACTCTATCTTCACCAAGTTTTTCTTCAACAGCTTTGCCCATTTGTTGAAGGGCTTGTACTATGCCAACACCACGGGGTGGATCATGTGGCACTAAAATCTCAATACGATCTTTAATATTTGCATAAGGAAGGGTCAGTACTGGATCTCCAAATGCAAGGGCTTTTAGTATGACATAGTAAACGTCACCAGGTTTTCCATCACTTAGATAATGAATTTTTCGGTCAGTTCCTCGTGGCTTTGGTCCTGTCACAATAATATCAAATGCAGTTTTGCAATTAGCTAATGAAGTTGTGTTGCGAAGAAGCACTCCTACTTGCTCCTGATTTAAATCAACAGAAGCCATGGTTGGCCGAGTTACATCGCAGCCTATATCTCGACAAAACTGTAAACATATAGCTTGCATTAGCTGTGGCGACGACACGCTCTCAGATACAAATCTATCAATAAGTGCTGGCTCAGGCTGAAGTTTGAGCAGAGGAAATCCTTTGTCAGCAATAACTCGCAACTCTTGCTTTTCCCAATAGGGAATGTCTATACAAGAAACTCGTCCACGCAAATCTGGGTTTGCCCGAATTGCATCATCACTACGATGGGTTACTGATACAATTACAATTGATGTGCCAAGTCTAGCTGCTTCTTTGAACTGTTCTGCAAGTGACTGCTGT is a genomic window of Nodosilinea sp. E11 containing:
- a CDS encoding transglycosylase SLT domain-containing protein; translated protein: MVKRLKANLPLVAIAGVSALSFGMAAALVNAVSSSGDPQVILEESLLPGLGRSPDWNADDPVLALALQLADQRQEALATFVEGKDSLSRSRARYLLALDLINQDRGGSALPLLDGLEQDYRAMAPYVALALAQAQRAAGQAEAAQQTQARLLTEYGDDGAIAPLLFELGQQDPAYWDRLVQQFPTHPKAVEVADQRLAADPNRADALPLLMIKARAGLHHANAGAALLRLKNEFGGQLSPEDWQTVGFGFWRIDSYGDAGAAYAQAPPSPRNLYRAARGLQVSGGQRDRAIALYNQLDQQFPDAPETATGLLRLTLSLPDEASLGVLDQVVSRFPDRAAEALLEKAKILDKLNSAASAQGNRELILREYGDSDAAADIRLTAALAAAAQGDLATALRWGGDVLKYSPDSDLAADAGYWVGKWGRQMGQDNVAQKALESVIAHHPESYYAWRSAVALGWNVGDFKTVRSLTPAVTPPAQRTPLPTGSDTLQELYLLGQNQRAWERWQLEYANYQDPTPEEQFTDGLMRLGTYDNINGIYQVSSLSLTDDPADLETVQALKQRPDFWHGVYPMPYRDLITTWSAERQLNPLLVAALIRQESRFEHKIRSGVGAAGLMQVMPATAEWIKGRAGLDTYDLNDPTDNIKLGTWYLDYTHAEYDNHSLFAVASYNAGPGAVANWINRGGFVDADDFAEKIPYPETKGYVRAVFGGYWNYLRLYDPAIAEQVETLKKRHRGFSG
- the dacB gene encoding D-alanyl-D-alanine carboxypeptidase/D-alanyl-D-alanine-endopeptidase, yielding MANLRGLRAVGVAAATGSLAFLVAIADAKASLCPAQLATQLDAALDQAPLATAYVGLVLQTQGATPRTLYNRNGDRLLTPASNIKLLTTAAAAHSLGADYRLRTSVYGMPGPGGSTMLRVVGRGDPSFTIAQIDDLVQQLTQAGVRQVSRLIIDDSYFPGFATNPTWEWEDAQFAYAAPVNSLILDRNAVAVQVAPTQVGRPLSLAWLRGLPAGPLPVVNETTTVAAGAVAVPLSLWRTGDSPTLRVTGQMTTGSNPRTLNLAVLNPAQQFASAMEQALRQRSLPVGQTVITQTSTPISAPELAAVESPSVGELMRWANRDSDNLYAEALFKTLGVTATAAPTEASQAGGEAVKTVLTDMGVAATALRLADGSGLSRHNLVSPLVLVETLQVMTRHPQGGAFRQSLAIAGQSGTLSNRLRGTALEGRLQGKSGALTGNVSLSGYVQPPNYQPLVFSIVINHSNQPASRLREQIDQLLLLVAQLQEGC
- a CDS encoding peptide ligase PGM1-related protein, encoding MVTAKEAATVTEPAELPTEDAAQFQRLQASLRDRWVSTDEFDTEERHIVVVPSLSLDQEELQKIEGVNHYEERLLFSLIRLRNPNTHLVYVTSMPLHPSIIDYYLELLPGIPSSHARDRLTLFAAYDSSRKPLSQKLLERPRLLDRLRKAVNPQRAYMTCYNSTPWERDLSLALGVPLLALDPDLLYWGTKSGSREIFRRCGIPHPIGSELVFNQQDLATVTAEVWEQDPSLKRMVIKLNEGFSGEGNAILDLRTLQPVAPGNAGHRDRVQAIAAAFTDLSFQCDTETWDHFAAKIPVLGAIAEAFIEGDHKESPSVQGRITPLGEVEILSTHDQELGGPDGQIFLGCSFPSRPDYRLEIQEMGQRIGEELARQGALERYGVDFIAVAKGDPNAPEWDLQAIEINLRKGGTTHPLMAMKMLTEGHFHQADGLFYTKQEQVRYYHASDNLQKPHYRGLLPSDLMDIIVAKQLHFNSISGVGAAFHLMGCLSEYGKVGLTCIGTSPDHAREIYDQVVAALDESTEG
- a CDS encoding SPFH domain-containing protein, which produces MGGFFSFLVVLIFGGSIAASSVKIINQSDEALVETLGKYNGKKLTPGLNFLVPFLDKVVFKQTIRERVLDIPPQQCITRDNVSITVDAVVYWRIVDMEKAYYKVENLQSAMVNLVLTQIRSEMGQLELDQTFTARSEINELLLRELDISTDPWGVKVTRVELRDIVPSKAVQDSMELQMAAERKKRAAVLTSEGERESAVNSAKGRAESAVLDAEARQKAAILDAEAQQKTIVLRAQALRQEQILQAQGTAEAMQVIANSLATDPGMREALQFILAQHYLEMGLKIGSSDSSKVMFMDPKSIPATLEGMRAIVGEG
- a CDS encoding NfeD family protein: MNYPLFWAILGAIFCLMELFLPTGFVESTLGISAFIVAVLALVVPSFNLQMVVWVALSLVFIFLLRRFVPKRTPYSLQESTEARTITAIDPGQTGRVIYEGNSWQARCDDETITIGANQPVVVIRRKGNTLYVMPESALRA